From Mannheimia pernigra, one genomic window encodes:
- a CDS encoding MurR/RpiR family transcriptional regulator produces the protein MNEPTQLAHFQEEIRKQYDGLSKRLKQVAQYILDNGNSVVFDTVSVIAERAGVPPSTLIRFANAMGFSGFNEIKQLYRQNMMEGTSRYTERVQLFRQIEPLDEDNELNHILDVFVQGNTQAMQQLSEQISQEQLAQTVEILHNANRIFIVGLKRSFSIANYLNYALHHLDYDVFMIDGSGGMFDEQLSRIREGDTVIAVSFSPYANETLNIVTATSRSGVKHIAITDSQLSPLLSFSDVSFIIKEAQVSGFRSQCATMTLAQTIAVSLALKKA, from the coding sequence ATGAATGAACCTACCCAACTTGCCCATTTTCAAGAGGAGATCCGTAAGCAGTATGACGGTTTGAGTAAACGCCTTAAGCAAGTGGCACAATATATTTTAGATAACGGAAATAGTGTAGTATTTGATACAGTTTCTGTCATTGCTGAGCGAGCTGGCGTTCCGCCATCAACGCTTATTCGCTTTGCGAATGCGATGGGATTTAGTGGGTTTAATGAAATCAAACAGCTTTATCGTCAAAATATGATGGAAGGTACCTCTCGTTACACCGAGAGAGTGCAACTTTTTCGTCAAATTGAACCGCTTGATGAGGATAATGAACTTAATCATATTCTTGATGTGTTTGTACAAGGCAATACTCAAGCGATGCAACAATTGTCTGAACAAATTAGCCAAGAGCAATTAGCACAAACAGTAGAGATTTTGCATAATGCCAATCGCATTTTTATTGTTGGCTTAAAGCGATCGTTTAGTATTGCTAACTATTTAAATTATGCGTTGCATCATTTAGATTATGATGTATTTATGATCGATGGTTCTGGTGGAATGTTTGATGAGCAACTTAGCCGAATTCGTGAGGGCGATACCGTTATAGCGGTAAGTTTTTCACCTTATGCTAATGAGACATTAAACATTGTGACAGCAACTTCACGCTCTGGTGTAAAGCATATTGCAATTACAGATAGCCAGCTTAGCCCACTACTTTCTTTTAGTGATGTTTCTTTTATTATTAAAGAAGCCCAAGTCAGTGGCTTTCGCTCTCAGTGTGCCACTATGACTTTAGCTCAAACAATAGCGGTTTCACTTGCACTGAAAAAAGCTTAA
- the secE gene encoding preprotein translocase subunit SecE, protein MATEIKTKSLEQVEHKGLKSKGVNTVLWVLSIALLVVAAVGNTYFASHFSLIVRVLLLVVLLIGAVALAAMTNQGQKAIHFIKDSRTELRKIIWPTRSEATQTTLIVLAMCVVVALVLWGIDSIIVALITFLTNLRF, encoded by the coding sequence ATGGCTACTGAGATTAAAACAAAGTCCCTTGAACAAGTTGAACACAAAGGGTTAAAAAGTAAAGGCGTGAATACAGTATTATGGGTATTATCGATTGCTCTTTTAGTTGTAGCAGCGGTAGGAAATACTTATTTTGCATCACACTTTTCATTAATTGTTCGAGTGCTTTTATTGGTGGTTTTATTGATTGGGGCAGTAGCACTAGCAGCTATGACTAATCAAGGTCAAAAAGCAATTCATTTTATAAAAGATTCTCGTACAGAGCTTCGCAAAATTATTTGGCCAACTCGCTCTGAGGCAACCCAAACCACGTTAATCGTACTTGCAATGTGCGTGGTGGTAGCATTAGTGCTATGGGGTATTGATTCAATTATTGTAGCATTGATTACATTTTTAACAAATTTAAGGTTCTAA
- a CDS encoding PTS sugar transporter subunit IIC, producing the protein MSISQRFIDFMNTHVAPVARRMENQPHISAIRDGFIVVLPFLIVGSFIMILLIPPFDENTTNAFGQAWWRFSNWASPYGWNFFQMSFNAISLFTSASIAYNLAKAYKREPLPAAFLSVMAFLLVATPVKDGMMDIKFFGGIGLFSAIFIAIYSVEMTRLLEFLKIKISLPKEVPHAVAESLNIVIPILAILLTLYPFSIWVESETGRNIPQLIMDFMAPLIAVSDSLGAICLFVIATHLLWFLGINGSLVLMQLWTPFLLQNMAANLAAFQAGEPLPFIITNSFWDFYIVHGASGGVIALAFLLVRSKSVHLRSIGKIGLVPSFFSIGEPIVYGVPMVVNPLFFIPLILAPLANAVIAYLILDFDLIHRIYLMAPWTTPAPIGAYLVSAGDIWAPILSIALIILDIFIYYPFFKMYEKICVEKEKSQTLSEEEQKELIEKAKLAAQ; encoded by the coding sequence ATGAGCATTTCACAACGTTTTATTGATTTTATGAATACGCACGTTGCCCCAGTAGCACGCCGTATGGAAAATCAACCGCACATTTCCGCCATTCGTGACGGCTTTATTGTTGTGCTACCATTTTTGATTGTTGGTAGCTTTATTATGATTTTGCTGATTCCTCCGTTTGATGAAAATACAACTAATGCATTCGGTCAAGCTTGGTGGAGGTTCTCTAATTGGGCAAGTCCTTATGGTTGGAATTTCTTCCAAATGTCCTTTAATGCTATTTCGCTTTTTACCTCAGCCAGTATTGCTTATAACCTTGCTAAAGCCTATAAACGGGAACCTCTACCTGCTGCATTCCTCTCTGTGATGGCATTTTTATTAGTAGCAACGCCAGTGAAAGATGGAATGATGGACATCAAATTCTTTGGCGGCATCGGGCTTTTCTCTGCAATCTTTATTGCCATTTATTCAGTGGAAATGACCCGCTTGTTAGAGTTCTTAAAAATTAAGATAAGCTTACCAAAAGAAGTGCCACACGCAGTGGCTGAATCACTTAATATTGTAATTCCAATTTTAGCCATTTTACTTACGCTCTACCCGTTCTCAATTTGGGTAGAAAGTGAAACTGGTAGAAATATTCCACAGTTGATTATGGACTTTATGGCTCCGCTTATTGCTGTGAGTGATTCCTTAGGAGCAATTTGTCTCTTTGTTATTGCAACACACTTGCTCTGGTTCTTGGGGATTAATGGTTCGCTAGTATTAATGCAACTCTGGACACCATTCTTATTACAAAATATGGCGGCAAATTTAGCAGCATTCCAAGCAGGAGAGCCATTACCGTTTATCATCACTAACTCATTCTGGGATTTTTATATTGTCCATGGCGCATCAGGTGGAGTAATTGCGTTAGCCTTCTTACTTGTTCGTAGTAAATCTGTACACTTGCGTTCAATTGGTAAAATTGGTTTGGTACCGTCATTCTTCTCTATCGGTGAGCCAATTGTGTACGGCGTGCCAATGGTGGTGAACCCGCTATTTTTTATCCCGTTGATTTTAGCTCCATTAGCAAATGCAGTAATTGCTTATCTCATTTTAGATTTTGACCTAATCCATCGCATTTACTTGATGGCTCCTTGGACAACACCAGCACCCATCGGAGCATACTTAGTTTCCGCGGGTGATATTTGGGCACCAATTTTAAGTATCGCTTTGATTATTTTGGATATTTTCATCTACTACCCATTCTTCAAAATGTATGAAAAAATTTGTGTAGAGAAAGAAAAATCACAAACTCTGAGCGAAGAAGAGCAAAAAGAGTTGATTGAAAAAGCAAAATTAGCGGCACAATAA
- a CDS encoding alpha-L-fucosidase, with amino-acid sequence MNKNASPTRFHASWESIKQHQVPEWYEDAKFGIFIHWGIYSVPAFAPPTCQLGEIDIDEQWFCNNPYAEWYANSINVKKGPTYEHHLKTYGEDFAYNDFIPQWKAEKWQPKAWAELFAKAGAKYVVLTTKHHDGFCLFPSKYTDFNATLQGPKRDIMGELTDHIRGQGLKMGAYYSGIIDWTYSSVPIFTESQNFSNACPTYEYADYAYKQVIELIDRYKPEVLWNDIGWPLVGEHMLPHLFAHYYNTVQGGVVDDRWNKLWCDFTSKEYKHGVASREKKWEMCRGMGLSFGYNQVEDESHLISVKDLISLLVETVADNGNLLLNIGPKADGTIPEEQVERLLALGAWLDINGEGIYKSRCSQQPTEKVGDVTYRYTNVGQDLYLYIDGLTEREAKLPLSVYGELHALNPELQFEVELGLQGRVLHIQNYQPDWYVLGFKIANEGK; translated from the coding sequence ATGAATAAAAACGCTTCGCCAACTCGATTTCATGCCAGTTGGGAATCAATAAAGCAACATCAAGTCCCAGAATGGTATGAGGATGCAAAATTCGGTATTTTTATCCACTGGGGGATCTATTCTGTGCCTGCTTTTGCCCCGCCAACTTGCCAGTTAGGCGAAATTGATATTGATGAACAGTGGTTCTGCAATAACCCCTATGCAGAATGGTATGCAAATTCTATTAATGTGAAGAAAGGCCCGACTTACGAACATCATTTGAAAACCTACGGCGAAGATTTTGCCTACAATGATTTTATTCCTCAGTGGAAAGCTGAAAAATGGCAGCCGAAAGCGTGGGCAGAGTTGTTTGCTAAGGCAGGGGCAAAATATGTGGTATTAACGACTAAACATCACGATGGCTTCTGTTTGTTCCCAAGCAAATACACCGATTTCAATGCCACTTTGCAGGGGCCAAAACGCGATATTATGGGAGAGTTAACTGACCATATACGTGGTCAAGGTTTAAAAATGGGGGCGTACTACTCTGGCATTATTGATTGGACTTATTCCTCTGTTCCTATTTTTACCGAGAGCCAAAATTTCTCAAATGCTTGCCCAACCTATGAATATGCAGACTATGCGTACAAACAAGTTATTGAGTTAATTGATCGTTATAAACCAGAAGTATTATGGAATGATATTGGTTGGCCATTGGTCGGCGAGCATATGCTACCACATTTGTTTGCCCATTATTACAACACTGTTCAAGGTGGCGTAGTTGATGATCGTTGGAACAAACTCTGGTGCGATTTCACTTCTAAAGAGTACAAACACGGTGTAGCTTCTCGTGAGAAAAAATGGGAGATGTGTCGTGGAATGGGACTGTCGTTTGGTTATAACCAAGTAGAAGATGAAAGCCATCTAATTTCAGTGAAAGATCTAATTTCATTGTTGGTTGAAACAGTTGCAGATAATGGCAACTTATTGCTGAATATAGGTCCGAAAGCGGATGGTACAATCCCAGAGGAGCAGGTTGAACGTTTGTTAGCCTTAGGAGCTTGGTTAGATATTAACGGAGAGGGTATTTATAAATCCCGTTGTAGCCAACAGCCAACTGAGAAAGTGGGTGATGTAACTTATCGCTATACTAATGTCGGACAAGATCTCTACCTCTATATTGATGGTTTAACCGAGAGGGAGGCTAAGTTGCCGTTATCGGTATATGGCGAGCTGCACGCTCTTAATCCTGAATTACAGTTTGAAGTAGAACTAGGTCTACAAGGTCGAGTACTACATATTCAAAATTACCAACCAGATTGGTATGTATTGGGCTTTAAAATTGCTAATGAGGGAAAATAA
- the rfaD gene encoding ADP-glyceromanno-heptose 6-epimerase, with translation MIIVTGGAGMIGSNIVKALNEIGRTDILVVDNLKNGEKFINLVDLNIADYCDKEDFIASIIAGDDFGNIDAVFHQGACSATTEWDGKYLMQNNYEYSKELLHFCLDRQIPFFYASSAATYGGRSDNFIEKREFESPLNAYGYSKFLFDEYIRRILPEAESPVCGFKYFNVYGPREQHKGSMASVAFHLNNQMLKGENPKLFAGSEQFLRDFIYVEDVAKVNIWAWQHNISGIFNLGTGQAESFQEVANAVIKYHGKGEIETIPFPDHLKSRYQTFTQADLTKLRAAGYTDNFKTVAEGTAEYMAWLNG, from the coding sequence ATGATTATTGTAACTGGTGGCGCTGGAATGATTGGCAGTAATATTGTCAAAGCGTTAAATGAAATTGGCCGTACTGATATTTTAGTGGTAGATAACCTAAAAAACGGCGAAAAATTTATCAACCTAGTTGATTTAAATATTGCCGACTACTGCGATAAAGAAGACTTTATCGCCTCAATTATTGCTGGCGATGATTTTGGCAATATTGATGCTGTTTTCCATCAAGGGGCTTGCTCTGCAACAACTGAATGGGACGGAAAATACTTAATGCAAAATAACTACGAATATTCAAAAGAGTTATTGCATTTCTGCTTAGATCGCCAAATTCCATTTTTCTACGCGTCTAGTGCGGCAACCTATGGCGGACGCTCTGATAATTTTATCGAAAAACGTGAATTTGAAAGCCCATTAAATGCTTACGGCTACTCCAAGTTCTTGTTTGATGAATATATTAGACGTATTCTGCCAGAAGCGGAATCTCCAGTTTGTGGCTTCAAATACTTTAACGTTTATGGTCCGCGTGAACAGCACAAAGGCTCAATGGCAAGTGTGGCTTTCCATCTCAACAACCAAATGCTAAAAGGCGAAAACCCAAAATTATTTGCAGGATCAGAACAATTTTTACGCGATTTTATCTATGTAGAAGATGTAGCAAAAGTAAACATTTGGGCATGGCAACACAACATTTCAGGCATTTTTAATCTTGGCACAGGTCAAGCAGAATCTTTCCAAGAAGTTGCAAATGCAGTAATTAAATATCACGGTAAAGGGGAAATAGAAACCATTCCATTCCCAGATCATTTAAAATCTCGCTACCAAACCTTTACTCAAGCCGATTTAACTAAGCTAAGAGCGGCAGGCTATACAGATAACTTTAAAACGGTCGCAGAAGGAACCGCCGAGTATATGGCTTGGCTGAATGGATAA
- the dprA gene encoding DNA-processing protein DprA — translation MAYHYDLLRLLQVPQMGAQRIGRLLAELNFAEFCHYDKLQLKQIGWNEKQIQRWFNPDQKWIDQAMTWSELPNQQIVTLFDENYPFLLKQISTAPPLIYVKGNVESLSLPQIAIVGSRDYSHYGEYWAGQFAAELARHNIIITSGLAIGIDGFAHQKIVMEQGITIAVLGSGLNQVYPARHKKLAEQIVDLGGALVSEFSPNQPPVAENFPRRNRIISGLSLGTLVIEATLNSGSLITARYALEQGREVFALPNAVQNPYAQGCHKLIKEGALLVETVEDILEAVAHQYQPQQIPLFKASQTVVSKPLQAVKKEHFFAKNTPNLTACQQSIYQHISLDPISIDDLAKVTEMPVETLLVELLGLELLGVIKQISGGYVVN, via the coding sequence ATGGCATATCACTACGATTTATTACGATTATTACAAGTGCCGCAAATGGGGGCTCAACGTATAGGGCGATTATTGGCGGAACTCAATTTTGCTGAATTTTGCCACTATGACAAACTTCAACTCAAACAAATAGGTTGGAATGAAAAGCAAATTCAACGTTGGTTTAATCCTGATCAAAAATGGATTGATCAGGCGATGACTTGGTCAGAATTGCCAAATCAGCAAATTGTGACACTCTTTGATGAAAATTATCCGTTTCTCTTAAAACAAATTTCGACTGCGCCACCGTTAATTTATGTAAAGGGAAATGTGGAAAGCCTTTCTCTGCCACAAATTGCGATTGTTGGCAGCCGAGACTATTCTCATTATGGTGAATATTGGGCTGGGCAATTTGCTGCCGAATTAGCTCGCCATAATATTATCATTACCAGCGGTTTAGCCATTGGTATTGACGGTTTTGCCCATCAAAAAATCGTTATGGAACAAGGCATAACGATTGCCGTGTTAGGGAGTGGATTAAATCAAGTCTATCCTGCTCGCCATAAAAAATTAGCCGAACAAATTGTTGATTTAGGTGGTGCATTGGTGTCGGAGTTTTCGCCTAATCAGCCGCCGGTGGCAGAAAATTTTCCTCGTCGTAATCGAATTATTAGTGGTTTGTCGCTCGGCACTTTAGTTATTGAAGCAACGCTTAATAGTGGCTCACTGATTACCGCTCGTTATGCGTTGGAACAAGGCAGAGAGGTTTTTGCCTTACCGAATGCAGTGCAAAATCCGTATGCTCAAGGCTGTCACAAATTAATTAAAGAAGGGGCGTTGTTAGTTGAAACTGTTGAGGATATTTTAGAAGCTGTTGCTCACCAATACCAACCCCAGCAAATCCCTTTGTTTAAAGCGTCTCAAACAGTGGTAAGCAAACCTTTACAAGCGGTGAAAAAAGAGCATTTTTTTGCAAAAAATACGCCAAATTTAACCGCTTGTCAGCAGAGCATTTATCAACATATTAGCTTAGATCCAATTTCTATTGATGATCTAGCAAAGGTAACAGAAATGCCAGTAGAAACATTATTAGTGGAATTGCTCGGGTTAGAATTATTAGGCGTGATTAAGCAGATAAGTGGAGGGTATGTGGTAAACTAA
- a CDS encoding PTS transporter subunit EIIB, translating into MSNTDIITKIITALGNKENIRTLDACLTRLRVVLNNNNLLNKPALKKMGAIDVVKVGNTQQIIFGTKSAEYCDEIKALIS; encoded by the coding sequence ATGTCTAATACAGATATTATCACTAAAATCATAACTGCTCTTGGTAATAAAGAGAATATTAGAACCTTAGATGCCTGTTTAACTCGCTTGAGGGTGGTATTAAATAACAACAATTTACTTAATAAACCCGCATTAAAAAAGATGGGGGCGATAGATGTGGTAAAAGTTGGCAATACTCAACAAATTATTTTTGGTACGAAATCTGCCGAATATTGTGATGAGATCAAAGCTCTAATTAGCTAA
- a CDS encoding bifunctional 5-dehydro-2-deoxygluconokinase/5-dehydro-2-deoxyphosphogluconate aldolase, which translates to MTTVNHQDRPLDLICLGRVAVDLYGQQIGSRLEEMTTFAKYLGGSSGNVAYGTAVQGLRSSMLARVGDEHMGRFLREELQSVGVDTSHLITDKERLTALVILGIKDKETFPLIFYRDNCADMAITKDDFSEAYIASSRALAITGTHLSNPKTREAVLTALEYAGRNEVKRALDIDYRPVLWGLTSLGDGETRYIDSAEVTKSLQEVLHHFDVIVGTEEEFHIAGGSTDTLTALKNVRKVSKATLVCKRGALGCSVFEGELPDDLDGGLNVYGVRVEVLNVLGAGDAFMSGLLRGYLNNEGWEQACRYANACGALVVSRHGCSPAMPTKRELDDYLTRAESVPRPDLDERLNHLHRVTTRKKSWENLCIFAFDHRKQLVDMANKVGADVDRIPKLKQLLLKAMEQTAAEAGLLQNQAGILADTTFGQDALNEITGTNYWIARPIEEPSSRPLELEYGDLGTQLASFPRDHVIKCLAFYHPNDESGLKARQDRKLKEVYQACSRTGHELLLEIILPADMPQDEQYYNEAITHFYQLGIKPEWWKLPGVSTAQWQAISATIEENDPDCRGILILGLDAPLDVFKATFEQARGCEKVKGFAVGRTIFGEPSEKWLAGQLDDHALIQAVSEKYRTLIDLWQKR; encoded by the coding sequence ATGACGACTGTTAATCATCAAGATCGTCCGTTGGATTTAATCTGTTTAGGGCGAGTAGCTGTCGATTTATACGGGCAGCAAATCGGTTCTCGTTTAGAAGAGATGACAACTTTTGCCAAATATTTAGGCGGTTCATCGGGTAATGTCGCTTATGGTACCGCGGTTCAAGGTTTGCGTTCTTCAATGTTGGCTCGTGTGGGCGATGAGCATATGGGGCGTTTCCTGCGCGAAGAATTGCAAAGTGTTGGCGTCGATACCAGCCATTTAATTACCGATAAAGAACGTTTAACCGCATTGGTGATATTAGGAATCAAGGATAAAGAGACCTTTCCTTTAATTTTTTATCGTGATAACTGTGCGGATATGGCAATTACCAAAGATGATTTTAGTGAGGCGTATATTGCTTCTAGTCGTGCATTGGCAATCACTGGTACGCACCTTTCTAATCCAAAGACCCGTGAAGCAGTGTTGACTGCCTTAGAATATGCAGGTAGAAATGAGGTAAAACGTGCTTTAGATATTGACTATCGTCCTGTGCTATGGGGATTGACCTCACTCGGCGATGGAGAGACCCGTTATATTGATAGTGCAGAAGTAACGAAATCTTTACAAGAAGTGTTACATCATTTCGATGTGATTGTCGGTACGGAAGAAGAGTTCCATATTGCAGGTGGCTCAACGGATACGCTCACGGCATTGAAAAATGTACGTAAAGTGTCGAAGGCAACATTAGTGTGCAAACGTGGAGCATTAGGCTGCTCGGTATTTGAGGGGGAATTACCTGATGATCTAGATGGTGGTTTGAATGTGTATGGCGTGCGTGTTGAAGTGCTAAATGTGCTGGGAGCAGGTGATGCCTTTATGTCTGGTTTACTACGTGGTTACTTAAATAATGAAGGTTGGGAGCAAGCTTGTCGTTATGCGAATGCTTGTGGTGCGTTAGTGGTTTCTCGTCACGGTTGTTCTCCTGCAATGCCTACTAAGCGTGAGCTAGATGATTATCTCACTCGTGCAGAAAGCGTGCCTCGTCCTGATTTAGATGAACGCCTTAACCATTTGCACCGCGTCACTACCCGCAAAAAATCATGGGAAAATCTTTGTATTTTTGCGTTCGACCACCGCAAACAGCTGGTGGATATGGCGAACAAAGTCGGGGCAGATGTCGATCGTATTCCGAAGCTCAAACAACTTCTGTTAAAAGCGATGGAGCAGACCGCAGCGGAGGCAGGACTTCTGCAAAATCAAGCAGGGATTTTAGCGGACACTACTTTCGGGCAAGATGCGTTAAATGAGATTACTGGAACAAATTACTGGATTGCACGCCCAATTGAAGAGCCATCTTCTCGTCCGTTAGAGCTCGAATATGGCGATCTTGGTACACAACTGGCTTCATTTCCTCGTGATCATGTAATTAAATGTTTGGCGTTCTATCATCCGAATGATGAAAGCGGTTTAAAAGCTCGCCAAGATCGCAAATTGAAAGAGGTGTATCAAGCGTGCAGCCGTACTGGTCACGAATTGTTGTTAGAAATTATTCTGCCAGCCGATATGCCGCAGGACGAACAGTATTACAACGAAGCGATTACCCATTTCTATCAACTTGGTATTAAACCAGAGTGGTGGAAATTACCAGGTGTTTCAACAGCCCAATGGCAAGCAATTTCTGCGACTATTGAAGAGAATGACCCAGATTGTCGTGGTATTCTGATATTAGGTTTAGATGCACCGCTTGATGTATTTAAAGCCACCTTTGAACAAGCCAGAGGCTGTGAAAAAGTAAAAGGTTTTGCGGTAGGCAGAACTATTTTCGGTGAACCGTCAGAAAAATGGCTTGCAGGACAATTAGATGATCATGCATTGATTCAAGCTGTATCAGAAAAATATAGAACCTTAATTGACCTCTGGCAAAAACGCTAA
- the def gene encoding peptide deformylase — translation MAVLDVVLYPDEGLATMCEPVEQVDEKLNRFIDDMFETMYEHEGIGLAAPQVGVLKRVITIDIEGDKTNQVVLINPEILESSGEAGIEEGCLSIPGHRALVPRKAKLKVKALNRKGEEITFEADELFAICIQHEIDHLNGVLFVDHISALKRQRIKEKMQKLKKQMKKQSNQLQAVKKA, via the coding sequence ATGGCAGTATTAGATGTTGTACTCTATCCTGATGAGGGGTTAGCAACGATGTGTGAACCTGTAGAACAGGTTGATGAAAAATTAAATCGTTTCATTGATGATATGTTTGAAACAATGTACGAACACGAAGGCATTGGGCTTGCAGCCCCGCAAGTAGGCGTATTAAAACGTGTGATTACCATTGATATTGAGGGCGATAAAACCAACCAAGTGGTGCTAATCAACCCAGAAATTTTAGAAAGTAGCGGCGAAGCAGGCATTGAAGAGGGCTGCCTTTCTATTCCAGGACACAGGGCATTAGTGCCACGCAAAGCAAAATTAAAAGTCAAAGCCCTTAACCGAAAAGGCGAAGAAATTACCTTTGAGGCAGATGAACTTTTCGCTATCTGTATTCAGCACGAAATCGACCACCTAAATGGTGTGTTATTTGTAGATCATATCTCAGCTCTCAAACGCCAACGCATTAAAGAAAAAATGCAGAAGCTGAAAAAGCAGATGAAAAAGCAAAGCAACCAATTACAAGCGGTTAAAAAAGCATAA
- the iolD gene encoding 3D-(3,5/4)-trihydroxycyclohexane-1,2-dione acylhydrolase (decyclizing) — METTRLTVAQALIQFLDNQYLEVDGKEIKFVHGVAAIFGHGNVLGIGQALAQNAGELTLYQGRNEQGMAHLAMGFAKQNLRQKTIACTSSVGPGAANMITAAANATANRIPLLLLPGDVFATRQPDPVLQQIEQPYDLSISTNDAFRSVSKYWDRVQRPEQLMSACINAFRVLTDPAETGAVTIALPQDVQAESFDFPNSFLQKRVHRLERTLPTAAMIDDAVKLITAKKKPLIVCGGGVRYSQAGQILQKFAKQFGIPFAETQAGKSAVVSDYELNVGGVGETGCLAANRLAKEADLVIGIGTRYTDFTTSSKWMFQNPDVQFLNINVARFDAYKLDGIQIVADAKTALEALSQAIPSGYQAQWGNEIRAAKADFAAEIQRLRSIQYSPDFTPEINDNLDHKAVHNEFIQLTGSQLTQSQVLGIVNETIENDGIIVAAAGSLPGDLQRTWLSKGEETYHLEYGYSCMGYEVSAAVGVKIARPEQEVYALLGDGSYLMAHTELVTSVQEGKKINVVLFDNMTNGCINNLQIGNGMDSFGTEFRFRNAQSNQLNGGLVPIDFAKNAEAYGCKTYRVTNEAELRAALLDAKQQTVSTLIDIKVLPKTMAHGYGCWWHVGVAEVSDSERIQQARQRSEEQLEKARKY; from the coding sequence ATGGAAACAACTCGTTTAACCGTCGCACAAGCACTAATACAATTTTTAGATAATCAATATCTTGAAGTCGATGGTAAAGAGATCAAATTTGTTCACGGAGTTGCCGCAATCTTTGGACACGGCAATGTATTAGGAATCGGGCAGGCACTTGCTCAAAATGCAGGTGAACTAACACTGTATCAAGGTAGAAACGAACAAGGTATGGCTCATTTGGCGATGGGCTTTGCGAAACAAAATTTACGTCAAAAAACCATCGCTTGCACCTCGTCTGTCGGACCAGGTGCGGCAAATATGATCACCGCAGCCGCAAATGCCACAGCAAACCGCATTCCACTACTATTATTACCAGGTGATGTGTTTGCTACTCGCCAGCCAGACCCCGTTTTGCAACAAATCGAACAACCTTACGACTTAAGCATCAGCACCAATGATGCCTTCCGCTCTGTCAGTAAATATTGGGACAGAGTACAACGCCCAGAACAGTTAATGAGTGCCTGTATCAATGCGTTCCGTGTTTTAACTGATCCTGCGGAAACTGGAGCAGTAACAATTGCATTGCCGCAAGATGTGCAAGCGGAAAGTTTCGACTTCCCGAATAGCTTTTTACAAAAACGTGTACATCGCCTAGAACGCACCTTGCCGACGGCAGCAATGATTGATGATGCAGTGAAACTAATTACCGCCAAGAAAAAACCACTGATCGTCTGCGGTGGTGGAGTACGTTACTCACAAGCGGGTCAAATTTTGCAAAAATTTGCAAAACAATTTGGAATTCCGTTTGCTGAAACCCAAGCAGGTAAAAGTGCGGTGGTGTCTGACTACGAATTAAACGTGGGTGGCGTGGGTGAAACGGGCTGTTTAGCTGCAAACCGTTTAGCGAAAGAGGCAGATTTAGTCATCGGTATCGGCACACGCTACACCGATTTCACCACATCTTCGAAATGGATGTTCCAAAATCCCGACGTACAGTTCTTAAATATCAATGTGGCTCGTTTCGATGCCTATAAATTAGACGGCATACAAATTGTTGCCGATGCAAAAACCGCATTAGAAGCGTTAAGCCAAGCGATTCCAAGCGGTTATCAAGCACAATGGGGCAATGAAATTCGGGCAGCCAAAGCAGACTTTGCAGCAGAAATTCAACGTCTGCGTAGTATTCAATATAGCCCAGATTTCACCCCTGAAATCAATGATAACCTCGATCACAAAGCCGTGCATAACGAATTTATCCAACTCACTGGCTCGCAATTGACCCAATCACAAGTGCTGGGGATTGTAAATGAAACTATTGAAAACGATGGCATTATCGTCGCTGCCGCGGGTAGCTTGCCAGGTGATTTACAACGTACTTGGTTAAGCAAAGGCGAAGAGACCTACCACCTCGAATACGGCTACTCCTGTATGGGCTACGAAGTGAGTGCGGCGGTCGGCGTGAAAATCGCCAGACCTGAGCAAGAAGTTTATGCTCTACTCGGTGACGGCTCTTACTTAATGGCTCACACCGAATTAGTCACCTCCGTGCAAGAAGGCAAAAAAATCAACGTGGTGCTGTTTGACAATATGACTAACGGCTGTATCAACAACCTGCAAATCGGCAACGGTATGGATAGCTTCGGCACGGAATTCCGTTTCCGTAATGCCCAAAGTAACCAGCTAAATGGTGGTTTAGTGCCAATTGATTTTGCGAAAAACGCCGAAGCCTACGGTTGCAAAACTTACCGTGTGACCAACGAAGCCGAACTACGTGCGGCACTTCTTGATGCAAAACAGCAAACTGTTTCCACGCTAATCGACATTAAAGTGTTGCCGAAAACGATGGCTCACGGCTACGGCTGTTGGTGGCACGTGGGCGTGGCGGAAGTCTCTGACAGCGAGCGTATTCAACAAGCCCGCCAACGCTCCGAAGAGCAGTTAGAGAAGGCTCGGAAGTATTAG